The stretch of DNA TCTTGAGCATGCTGACTTATAATATTCATCATTAATCTCATATCCACGATACTGGACTTGATCCCCCCAAAGATTGAACGCGGCATTGATAAAACTGCCAACCCCTGATGTAGGTTCAATTACCAATGATGGTTTATCAATTAGTTTTCCAATCAAATTCACAACATCATTAGCAAAAATATCTGGGGTTTGAAAGTCACCAAATTCTATTTTTTTTGACATTATGATACCCTATGAATTCCTGATATTGTGCCAGCAACATCAATAACTCTGGAATATTGAAGTCTCCATTGTAATGCATTTGATATTGTAAGATAACCCAATTGCGGATGATTTTTCAATACTTCTTCAGCAAGCTCTTGAGCTTGGATTTCATCGACAGGTAATAAACGTTCTTCAAAGAAGGCTTTGATATCATCAATATTTCCCTGATTCTCAATTATAGCAATTAAGCCAGAGGTAGTTTGAAAATCACCAGTTCTAGAATCATCCACATAGATTGTGTGAAGTATATTTAATCTTCCTGTATGATTTTCTTCATTGTCTTGCTTATCATAAACAAAGACCAATAAAGAATAACCAAGGCCATAAATTTTTTGTCTCGCAGATTTAAAAGGGCAAGATGATTGGGGTTGTTTGATACTCGTAACTTTTATATCAACAAAAAGACCAGGAAAATCCATGCCTTTTGCAGAAGATCCTTCAACGTAATCATAATTCTCATGCAAATACTTTTGAAATTTGTGTTCTAAGTATGTACCTACGGCTTTTCCATCAGTTACGCCGAACAAAGATGGTTCATCATATTGCGATTCTATCTGAGAAAAACGTTTAGCTTCTTCTTTTAATTTTTGAATAGTCAATTTGACCTTTTTCATAATATCCTCTAAAAACTGCTTATGTATTATTTCTAACTACTCTGCATACCGTCAATTCTTTTAATATCGCCGAGCCAAGGATGGCGAGGCTCTCTTGATGATGTGTTGCCAAACATTGCATATAACGGTTGATTCATGTTAATACAATGCAAAATATATAAAAAAGTACAAGGAATAAATTTTTCTAAATTCAGTTGTAAAGAACTACTTAACAACTGAGCCAAAAGACTTTGAAATATATCACTTCCAAACAAAATCCAGTTTCT from Leptospiraceae bacterium encodes:
- a CDS encoding restriction endonuclease; translation: MKKVKLTIQKLKEEAKRFSQIESQYDEPSLFGVTDGKAVGTYLEHKFQKYLHENYDYVEGSSAKGMDFPGLFVDIKVTSIKQPQSSCPFKSARQKIYGLGYSLLVFVYDKQDNEENHTGRLNILHTIYVDDSRTGDFQTTSGLIAIIENQGNIDDIKAFFEERLLPVDEIQAQELAEEVLKNHPQLGYLTISNALQWRLQYSRVIDVAGTISGIHRVS